In the genome of Microtus ochrogaster isolate Prairie Vole_2 unplaced genomic scaffold, MicOch1.0 UNK38, whole genome shotgun sequence, one region contains:
- the Dffb gene encoding DNA fragmentation factor subunit beta yields MCAVLRQPKSVKLRALHSECKFGLAARSCQELLHKGCVRFQLPVSGSRLCLYEDGTEVTDDYFPGLPNDAELLLLTAGQTWQGYVSDITRFLSVFNEQHAGVIRAAQQLLSHEQDPLRQKLLADLLHHVNQNITAETREQDPSWFEGLESRFRNKSGYLRYSCESRIRGYLRETRMPVRCRVEGRPAMVDGTCPYRELWWMGPAHTESYGGWDLLMGALLIPLHGPRNGHDVIAEQWSDTLTVELGVGWLLTADVWRRLVIECRLSGMGRPQAGHGLSDASGSLSQGRIEKKRTVVPTLVEAVQDGREVNWEYFYSLLFTAKNLKLVHIACHKKTTHKLQCDRSKIYRPQAGSKKKRPARKRPPVTHARPSGVMQW; encoded by the exons ATGTGTGCGGTGCTCCGCCAACCCAAGAGCGTCAAGTTGCGAGCCCTACACAGCGAGTGCAAGTTCGGCTTAGCGGCCCGGAGCTGCCAGGAGCTACTGCACAAGGGTTGCGTCCGCTTCCAG CTCCCGGTGTCCGGCTCCCGGCTGTGCTTGTACGAAGATGGCACGGAGGTGACTGATGACTATTTCCCGGGGCTCCCCAATGACGCCGAACTCCTGCTGCTCACTGCTGGACAGACCTGGCAGGGCT ATGTGAGTGACATCACCCGCTTCCTCAGTGTGTTTAATGAGCAACATGCTGGGGTCATCCGGGCTGCGCAGCAACTGCTGTCACATGAACAGGACCCACTGAGGCAGAAGCTGCTGGCTGACCTTCTGCATCATGTCAACCAGAACATCACTGCTGAGACCCGGGAGCAGGACCCATCCTGGTTTGAAG GTTTGGAGTCTCGATTCAGGAATAAGTCTGGCTACCTGAGATATAGCTGTGAGAGCAGGATCCGGGGCTACCTGAGAGAG ACACGAATGCCAGTGAGGTGCAGAGTGGAAGGAAGACCCGCTATGGTGGATGGGACCTGCCCATACCGAGAGCTATGGTGGATGGGACCTGCCCATACCGAGAGCTATGGTGGATGGGACCT CCTAATGGGAGCATTGTTGATTCCACTTCACGGCCCCCGGAATGGCCATGATGTGATAGCTGAGCAGTGGTCAGACACTCTGACTGTAGAACTAGGCGTAGGCTGGCTCCTGACAGCCGATGTGTGGCGTAGGTTGGTGATTGAATGCAGGCTTTCGGGCATGGGCAGGCCACAGGCAGGCCACGGGCTCAGCGATGCCTCTGGCTCACTCTCACAG GGCAGAATAGAGAAGAAGCGCACTGTGGTACCCACGCTGGTGGAAGCCGTCCAGGATGGGAGGGAGGTGAACTGGGAGTACTTCTACAGCCTGCTCTTCACGGCCAAGAACCTGAAGCTAGTGCACATCGCCTGCCACAAGAAGACCACACACAAGCTGCAGTGTGACCGGAGTAAGATCTACCGGCCCCAGGCAGGATCCAAGAAGAAGCGGCCTGCTCGCAAGCGCCCGCCAGTGACACACGCCAGGCCCTCTGGGGTGATGCAGTGGTGA